In one Pseudomonas purpurea genomic region, the following are encoded:
- a CDS encoding diaminobutyrate--2-oxoglutarate transaminase family protein, whose product MEDLAIPISNAHYLERQSRFESNARSYPHKFPIAIKSAQGAWVTDVEGRQYLDCLSGAGTLALGHNHSAVIGAIRDVLDHQLPLHTLDLTTPIKDAFCETVLKLLPGSPDDWRLQFCGSTGADAVEAALKLAKIATGRSGIISFCGAYHGMTHGALSVTGNLGPKTSVGGLMPGVQFLPYPYSYRCPLGIGGEAAVIALGVLVERFLDDVESGVTKPAAIIVEAIQGEGGVIPAPVPWLVKLREVTRRHGIILILDEVQAGIGRTGQWFAFEHAKIVPDMIVLSKAIGGGLPLSLVAYQAGYDVWPPGAHAGTFRGNQLAMATGQATLDIMAKTGVLDNARSVGAALEHRLMHLQRRFPCMGDIRGRGLMLGIEIVDTELSPDSLGSHPAHPRLSQALQRACFDNQLIAERGGRNGAVLRLLPPLTLTHQEGDIVIERLEAALETATSAVHEATVHA is encoded by the coding sequence ATGGAAGATTTAGCCATACCAATTAGCAATGCACATTATCTTGAACGACAATCTCGCTTTGAATCGAACGCGAGAAGCTATCCACATAAATTTCCGATTGCGATCAAGTCAGCGCAAGGCGCGTGGGTAACTGATGTCGAAGGTAGGCAGTACCTCGATTGCCTGTCGGGTGCAGGAACATTGGCTCTCGGCCATAACCATTCGGCCGTCATCGGTGCTATACGAGATGTACTCGACCACCAATTGCCGTTACACACACTCGACTTGACGACACCTATCAAGGACGCATTCTGCGAAACCGTGCTTAAGTTGCTTCCAGGTTCACCAGACGACTGGCGACTGCAGTTCTGCGGTTCGACAGGTGCCGACGCCGTAGAGGCCGCGCTTAAGTTGGCGAAAATTGCTACGGGCCGTTCCGGCATCATAAGTTTCTGCGGCGCATACCACGGGATGACGCACGGAGCCTTGAGTGTGACCGGAAATCTCGGACCGAAAACATCGGTGGGCGGTCTGATGCCCGGGGTACAGTTCTTGCCCTACCCATATTCATATCGTTGTCCGCTTGGTATCGGCGGCGAAGCCGCTGTCATTGCCTTGGGCGTGTTGGTCGAGCGTTTCCTCGATGACGTCGAGAGCGGCGTCACCAAGCCGGCAGCAATCATCGTCGAGGCCATCCAAGGTGAAGGCGGCGTCATTCCTGCGCCAGTTCCATGGCTAGTAAAACTACGCGAGGTCACACGACGACACGGCATCATCCTGATACTCGACGAAGTGCAAGCGGGAATCGGACGTACCGGGCAATGGTTCGCTTTTGAACACGCGAAAATCGTTCCCGACATGATCGTGCTGTCGAAGGCGATAGGTGGTGGTCTTCCGTTATCGCTGGTGGCCTACCAGGCCGGGTACGACGTTTGGCCCCCGGGCGCGCACGCCGGCACATTTCGAGGCAACCAACTTGCAATGGCTACCGGACAAGCAACGCTCGACATCATGGCTAAGACAGGCGTGCTCGACAACGCCCGTTCGGTCGGCGCTGCGCTGGAGCACCGCCTCATGCACCTGCAGCGACGCTTCCCATGCATGGGTGACATTCGCGGCCGCGGTCTGATGCTTGGCATTGAAATCGTCGATACCGAACTCTCCCCCGACTCACTTGGCAGCCATCCCGCCCATCCACGATTATCGCAAGCGCTACAACGAGCCTGCTTCGACAATCAATTGATTGCCGAGCGTGGCGGCCGGAACGGTGCGGTCCTGCGTCTTTTACCTCCGTTGACATTGACACATCAGGAAGGGGACATCGTGATCGAACGGCTGGAGGCGGCACTGGAAACGGCAACGAGCGCCGTGCACGAGGCGACAGTCCATGCTTAA
- a CDS encoding glutamine--tRNA ligase/YqeY domain fusion protein, whose translation MSKPTVDPTSNSKTGPAVPVNFLRPIIQADLDSGKHSQIVTRFPPEPNGYLHIGHAKSICVNFGLAQEFGGVTHLRFDDTNPAKEDQEYIDAIESDVKWLGFEWSGEVRYASQYFDQLHDWAVALIKSGNAYVCDLTPEQAKEYRGSLTEPGKNSPFRERSVEENLDLFARMKAGEFPDGARVLRAKIDMASPNMNLRDPIMYRIRHAHHHQTGDKWCIYPNYDFTHGQSDAIEGITHSICTLEFESHRPLYEWFLEHLPVPAQPRQYEFSRLNLNYTITSKRKLKQLVDEKHVHGWDDPRMSTLSGFRRRGYTPKSIRNFCDMIGTNRSDGVVDFGMLEFSIRDDLDHSAPRAMCVLRPLKVVITNYPEGQVENLELPCHPKEDMGVRALPFAREIYIDREDFMEEPPKGYKRLEPTGEVRLRGSYVIRADEAIKDADGNIVELRCSYDPDTLGKNPEGRKVKGVIHWVPAAASVECEVRLYDRLFRSPNPEKAEDSASFLDNINPDSLQVLTGCRAEPSLGNAQPEDRFQFEREGYFCADIKDSKPGHPVFNRTVTLRDSWGQ comes from the coding sequence ATGAGCAAGCCCACTGTCGACCCTACCTCGAATTCCAAGACTGGCCCTGCCGTGCCGGTCAACTTCCTGCGGCCGATCATCCAGGCGGACCTGGACTCGGGTAAGCACTCGCAGATCGTCACCCGTTTCCCACCTGAGCCCAACGGTTACCTGCACATCGGCCACGCCAAGTCGATCTGTGTGAACTTCGGCCTGGCCCAGGAGTTCGGTGGCGTCACGCACCTGCGTTTCGACGACACCAACCCGGCCAAGGAAGACCAGGAATACATCGACGCCATCGAAAGCGACGTCAAGTGGCTGGGTTTCGAGTGGTCCGGTGAAGTGCGCTACGCGTCGCAGTATTTCGACCAGTTGCACGACTGGGCAGTGGCGTTGATCAAGTCCGGCAACGCGTACGTCTGTGACCTGACCCCGGAACAAGCCAAGGAATACCGTGGCAGCCTGACCGAGCCGGGCAAGAACAGCCCGTTCCGCGAGCGCAGTGTCGAAGAAAACCTGGACCTGTTCGCCCGCATGAAGGCCGGCGAATTCCCGGACGGCGCACGCGTGCTGCGGGCAAAGATCGACATGGCTTCGCCGAACATGAACCTGCGCGACCCGATCATGTATCGCATCCGTCACGCTCACCACCACCAGACCGGTGACAAGTGGTGCATCTACCCGAACTACGATTTCACCCACGGTCAGTCGGACGCCATCGAAGGCATCACCCACTCGATCTGCACCCTGGAGTTCGAAAGCCATCGTCCGCTGTACGAGTGGTTCCTCGAGCACCTGCCAGTGCCGGCGCAACCGCGCCAGTACGAATTCAGCCGCCTGAACCTGAACTACACGATCACCAGCAAGCGCAAGCTCAAGCAACTGGTCGATGAAAAGCACGTTCACGGTTGGGACGATCCGCGCATGTCCACGCTGTCCGGCTTCCGCCGCCGTGGCTACACGCCGAAATCGATCCGCAACTTCTGCGACATGATCGGCACCAACCGTTCCGACGGCGTGGTCGACTTCGGCATGCTTGAATTCAGCATCCGTGACGACCTGGACCACAGCGCCCCGCGCGCCATGTGCGTACTGCGTCCGCTGAAAGTCGTGATCACCAACTACCCGGAAGGCCAGGTCGAGAACCTCGAACTGCCGTGCCACCCGAAAGAAGACATGGGCGTGCGCGCTCTGCCGTTCGCTCGTGAGATCTACATCGACCGTGAAGACTTCATGGAAGAGCCGCCAAAAGGCTACAAGCGCCTGGAGCCGACCGGCGAAGTGCGTCTGCGCGGCAGCTACGTGATCCGTGCCGACGAAGCGATCAAGGACGCCGATGGCAACATCGTCGAACTGCGTTGCTCGTACGACCCGGACACCCTGGGCAAGAACCCGGAAGGCCGCAAGGTCAAAGGCGTGATCCACTGGGTACCGGCAGCGGCCAGCGTCGAATGTGAAGTGCGTCTGTACGATCGCCTGTTCCGCTCGCCGAACCCTGAGAAGGCCGAAGACAGCGCCAGTTTCCTGGACAACATCAACCCTGACTCCCTGCAGGTGCTCACCGGTTGTCGTGCCGAGCCATCGCTTGGCAACGCACAGCCGGAAGACCGTTTCCAGTTCGAGCGCGAAGGTTACTTCTGCGCGGATATCAAGGACTCGAAACCTGGTCATCCGGTGTTCAACCGTACCGTGACCCTGCGTGATTCGT
- a CDS encoding HlyD family efflux transporter periplasmic adaptor subunit codes for MATAEHNSTPENTQDTGNPGKRKVMLLVLAVLVILGGAAVWGWHELYGRWNESTDDAYVNGNVVEITPLVTGTVVSIGADDGDLVHEGQVLINFDPNDAQVGLQSAQANLARTVRQVRGLYSNVDGMKAQVNAQKAEVQKAQDNFNRRKNLAAGGAISQEELSHARDDLTSAQNALANAQQQLNTTRALVDDTVVSSHPDVQAAAAQVRQAYLTNARSTLIAPVTGYVAKRTVQLGQRVQPGTALMAVIPLDQLWIDANFKETQLRDMRIGQPVDIEADLYGSDVKYSGTLDSLGAGTGSAFALLPAQNATGNWIKIVQRVPVRIHINAEELAKHPLRVGLSTMVNVNLHDQSGPVLAQQSPQKASFSTSVYDHQLAEADAMITRLIHDNSLLAVKTAQR; via the coding sequence ATGGCCACTGCCGAACACAACTCAACCCCTGAAAACACCCAAGACACGGGTAACCCCGGCAAACGCAAAGTCATGCTGCTGGTGCTCGCGGTGCTGGTGATCCTCGGCGGCGCTGCCGTCTGGGGTTGGCACGAACTCTACGGGCGCTGGAACGAAAGCACCGACGACGCCTATGTGAATGGCAACGTGGTGGAAATCACCCCGCTGGTCACCGGTACGGTTGTCAGCATTGGCGCCGATGACGGCGACCTGGTCCACGAAGGCCAGGTGTTGATCAACTTCGACCCCAATGACGCGCAAGTCGGCCTGCAAAGTGCCCAGGCCAATCTGGCCCGCACGGTGCGTCAAGTCCGCGGCCTGTACAGCAACGTCGACGGCATGAAAGCCCAGGTCAACGCGCAGAAGGCCGAAGTGCAAAAGGCTCAGGACAACTTCAATCGCCGGAAGAATCTCGCGGCGGGCGGGGCGATCTCTCAGGAAGAACTGTCCCACGCTCGCGATGACCTGACGTCGGCGCAAAACGCCCTGGCCAATGCTCAACAGCAACTCAACACCACCCGCGCGCTGGTCGACGACACTGTGGTGTCGTCCCACCCGGACGTGCAGGCCGCCGCCGCGCAGGTGCGCCAGGCTTACTTGACCAACGCCCGCAGCACGCTGATTGCGCCGGTCACCGGTTATGTCGCCAAGCGCACCGTGCAACTCGGTCAGCGGGTTCAGCCGGGTACCGCGTTGATGGCGGTGATTCCGCTGGATCAGTTGTGGATCGACGCCAATTTCAAGGAAACCCAGTTGCGTGACATGCGCATCGGTCAGCCGGTGGACATCGAAGCCGACCTGTACGGCAGCGATGTGAAGTACAGCGGCACCCTCGACAGCCTCGGCGCCGGGACCGGCAGTGCGTTTGCCTTGTTGCCTGCACAGAACGCCACCGGCAACTGGATCAAGATCGTCCAGCGCGTACCGGTGCGGATCCACATCAACGCCGAAGAGCTTGCAAAACATCCATTGCGGGTCGGCCTGTCGACCATGGTCAACGTCAACCTGCACGACCAGAGCGGTCCGGTGCTGGCGCAGCAATCGCCACAAAAGGCCTCGTTCAGCACCAGCGTCTATGACCATCAGTTGGCCGAGGCCGACGCGATGATTACCCGTTTGATCCATGACAACAGCTTGTTGGCGGTCAAAACCGCTCAACGCTGA
- a CDS encoding DHA2 family efflux MFS transporter permease subunit — MNNASFKPPSLVLATIGLSLATFMQVLDTTIANVALPTISGNLGVSSEQGTWVITSFAVSNAIALPLTGWLSRRFGEVKLFLWATILFVLASFLCGISTSMPELVGFRILQGLVAGPLYPMTQTLLIAVYPPARRGMALALLAMVTVVAPIAGPILGGWITDSYSWPWIFFINVPIGAFAVMVVKQQLKDRPVVISRQPMDYVGLLTLIIGVGALQIILDKGNDLDWFESSFILTGAAISVIALAVFVIWEMTDKHPVVNLRLFAHRNFRIGTIVLVLGYAGFFGINLILPQWLQTQMGYTATWAGLAVAPIGILPVLMSPFVGKYAHKFDLRLLAGLAFLAIGLSCFMRAGFTNEVDFQHVALVQLFMGIGVALFFMPTLSILMSDLPPHQIADGAGLATFLRTLGGSFAASLTTWIWIRRADQHHAYMSESISTFEPATREALNTLGGASNPAYAQLDHVLTSQAYMLSTVDYFTLLGWAFMGLIVLVWLAKPPFAAKAGPAASGH, encoded by the coding sequence ATGAATAACGCGTCTTTCAAGCCGCCCAGCCTGGTGCTCGCCACCATTGGCCTGTCGCTGGCGACCTTCATGCAGGTGCTCGATACCACCATCGCCAACGTGGCCTTGCCGACCATTTCCGGCAACCTGGGCGTGAGCTCGGAGCAGGGCACCTGGGTGATCACTTCGTTCGCCGTGAGCAACGCCATCGCACTGCCGCTGACCGGTTGGCTGAGCCGTCGTTTCGGTGAGGTGAAACTGTTTTTGTGGGCCACCATTCTGTTCGTGCTGGCCTCGTTTCTGTGCGGCATCTCGACGTCGATGCCGGAGCTGGTCGGTTTTCGGATCTTGCAGGGGCTGGTTGCCGGGCCGTTGTACCCAATGACCCAGACGCTGCTGATCGCGGTTTATCCGCCGGCCAGGCGCGGGATGGCGCTCGCATTGCTGGCGATGGTCACGGTGGTCGCGCCGATTGCAGGTCCCATCCTGGGTGGCTGGATTACCGACAGCTACAGCTGGCCGTGGATCTTCTTCATCAACGTGCCGATTGGTGCGTTTGCGGTGATGGTGGTCAAGCAGCAGCTCAAGGATCGGCCGGTGGTGATCAGTCGCCAACCGATGGACTACGTGGGCCTGTTGACCCTGATCATTGGCGTCGGCGCGTTGCAGATCATCCTCGACAAGGGCAATGACCTGGACTGGTTCGAATCCAGCTTCATCCTCACGGGCGCGGCGATTTCGGTGATTGCACTGGCGGTGTTCGTGATCTGGGAGATGACCGACAAACATCCGGTGGTGAACCTGCGGTTGTTCGCTCACCGCAACTTTCGCATCGGCACCATCGTGTTGGTGCTGGGGTACGCCGGGTTCTTTGGCATCAACCTGATTCTGCCGCAATGGCTGCAGACCCAGATGGGCTACACCGCGACTTGGGCCGGCCTGGCTGTGGCGCCAATCGGAATCCTGCCAGTGCTGATGTCGCCGTTTGTCGGCAAGTACGCGCACAAGTTCGACCTGCGGTTGCTGGCCGGGCTGGCGTTCCTGGCGATTGGCTTGAGTTGCTTCATGCGCGCCGGTTTCACCAATGAGGTGGACTTCCAGCACGTGGCCCTGGTGCAGTTGTTCATGGGGATTGGGGTGGCGCTGTTCTTCATGCCGACCCTGAGCATCCTGATGTCGGACCTGCCGCCCCATCAGATCGCCGATGGCGCGGGCCTGGCGACGTTCCTGCGGACTTTGGGCGGGAGCTTTGCGGCCTCGCTGACCACGTGGATCTGGATCCGTCGGGCCGATCAGCATCACGCGTACATGAGTGAAAGCATCAGCACCTTCGAACCCGCCACGCGGGAGGCCTTGAATACCCTGGGCGGGGCGAGCAACCCGGCCTATGCGCAACTGGATCATGTACTGACCAGTCAGGCGTACATGCTCTCCACCGTGGATTACTTCACGTTGCTGGGGTGGGCATTCATGGGCTTGATTGTGCTGGTGTGGCTGGCGAAACCGCCGTTTGCCGCTAAAGCAGGCCCTGCTGCCAGCGGCCACTGA
- a CDS encoding MATE family efflux transporter — protein sequence MIASLFYFAFVGHFIVDSLSQASLAWALVSFLTVVGIGFFSILMVNVAGSTDLNASGVALDLNVSFRYAVLLGGFIVFGVFLYVLNTWNSSAANDNSPGLEVLLIFSLSIPAIYIQIIIFNFFNAIKQIKYELLYTWTFNMAVVAMGAILVLADMDSNIIYFVSAYVVLRWFFVVVAFIFFSRIIHRYIFRFRYFQSVQRKTYADYFYKGLPLALCFGGESLLFFILSFVSKSLGDVSLSAYQASLHFLSIVYMISIGVGNAVGIIVARHYVLKEFSLLRKTYFQGLKFGFAILIPFLLACFFFNENVSLLYTSDEAVRRLIESNILISIPFLIFEYVYIVTRMTLRSMGDFWVPTLFTISSLNILGLVFSACLLSLYEYSVRSIFIALVFCSFILMLFLFLRLGKILKTHDNR from the coding sequence ATGATCGCCTCCCTCTTTTACTTTGCCTTTGTTGGGCATTTTATAGTTGACTCTCTGAGTCAGGCTTCATTAGCCTGGGCTTTGGTTTCTTTTCTAACGGTTGTAGGAATTGGTTTTTTTTCAATATTGATGGTCAATGTGGCAGGTTCGACTGACTTAAATGCCAGCGGGGTTGCACTTGATTTAAATGTCTCTTTCAGGTACGCAGTCTTGTTGGGGGGATTTATTGTTTTTGGGGTGTTCCTATACGTTCTTAATACGTGGAACTCCTCTGCTGCTAACGATAATTCTCCAGGGCTTGAAGTACTACTGATATTTTCACTTTCCATTCCTGCTATTTACATACAAATAATCATCTTCAATTTTTTCAATGCCATTAAACAAATAAAATATGAGCTTTTATACACGTGGACGTTCAATATGGCTGTTGTTGCAATGGGCGCTATTTTGGTCCTGGCAGATATGGATTCGAATATTATTTATTTTGTGTCTGCATATGTTGTCCTGAGATGGTTTTTTGTTGTGGTAGCGTTCATTTTTTTTAGTCGAATAATCCACCGCTACATTTTCCGGTTTCGGTACTTTCAGAGTGTTCAGAGGAAAACGTACGCGGATTATTTTTATAAGGGACTTCCGTTGGCACTTTGCTTCGGCGGTGAAAGTCTTTTATTTTTTATTCTCTCGTTTGTTTCAAAAAGTTTGGGCGATGTAAGCCTCTCTGCTTATCAGGCATCTCTCCATTTTTTAAGCATCGTATACATGATTTCAATTGGAGTGGGGAATGCTGTCGGAATAATTGTAGCTCGTCACTATGTGCTAAAGGAATTTTCCTTGCTGAGGAAAACGTATTTTCAAGGATTGAAATTTGGATTTGCTATATTGATCCCTTTTTTGCTGGCTTGCTTTTTCTTCAATGAAAATGTATCTCTACTTTATACATCCGATGAAGCGGTAAGGCGATTGATTGAAAGCAACATTCTGATCTCGATACCTTTTTTGATTTTTGAGTATGTTTATATTGTGACTCGGATGACATTAAGAAGCATGGGGGATTTTTGGGTACCAACACTCTTTACCATATCGTCTCTAAATATCTTGGGGTTAGTTTTTTCTGCCTGCTTGCTTTCGCTTTATGAATATAGTGTTCGCTCTATATTTATTGCTCTTGTATTTTGTTCGTTTATTTTGATGTTGTTTTTGTTTCTTCGGCTGGGAAAAATATTAAAAACACATGACAATCGCTAG
- a CDS encoding NAD-binding protein codes for MKTIEGLLDNTPVSKRLNYLNAHRIAEHFYRQVLNAHKASGNDSLGNCLIFCFSHLSTTVNLSICNNWLGMFDKIYLIPKKGSLNANLLMHISDPTRVMKARDRKAFSKTVNEIGSLTRNSDLPVIIFDIGGYFAPYIDEISASLGERLLLVLEDTANGHKKYQDTQYFANRRRFKSVAYDAYKMAENVMVATIMLAHLPSFITEWSKYKPALVVGYGRIGRSLCFGLRERGVTDIVVVDSDKARLFMAATEGFEALTHAELGLYACYFEYCFSMSGQHGVTKKVVSAINDNGYISVVTSYDDEFDQELMECFESGDGSSIVLDGKKINIVNKGRPINLSSHAAFDARNLSLHFIFGKILSSFLISLGMDLSADWEGEVYSDIFGEIR; via the coding sequence ATGAAAACCATTGAAGGGTTATTAGATAACACCCCGGTTTCAAAGCGATTGAATTACTTGAATGCGCATAGAATTGCAGAGCACTTCTATCGGCAGGTTTTAAATGCTCATAAAGCATCAGGTAACGACTCTTTGGGGAACTGCTTAATATTTTGCTTCTCTCATTTATCAACGACAGTAAACCTCAGTATTTGTAATAATTGGCTGGGGATGTTTGATAAAATTTACTTGATCCCTAAGAAGGGGTCGCTAAATGCAAATTTACTTATGCATATAAGCGATCCAACCAGAGTCATGAAGGCAAGGGATAGGAAGGCATTCAGTAAAACGGTCAATGAAATTGGAAGTCTTACACGTAACTCCGACCTTCCAGTCATTATATTTGATATTGGCGGTTATTTTGCTCCTTATATCGATGAGATATCAGCGTCGCTAGGTGAGCGGTTACTGCTAGTGCTCGAAGATACTGCCAATGGCCACAAAAAATATCAAGATACTCAATATTTTGCTAATAGAAGACGTTTTAAGTCGGTAGCATATGACGCCTATAAGATGGCGGAGAATGTAATGGTTGCAACCATTATGCTGGCGCATCTGCCTTCGTTTATTACAGAATGGTCAAAATATAAACCTGCATTGGTTGTTGGTTACGGCAGAATTGGACGCTCACTTTGCTTTGGACTAAGGGAGAGAGGAGTCACAGATATTGTAGTTGTTGACTCAGACAAAGCACGTCTGTTTATGGCTGCGACTGAGGGTTTTGAGGCTTTAACTCATGCTGAGCTGGGCCTGTATGCTTGTTATTTTGAGTACTGTTTTTCTATGTCGGGGCAACATGGTGTCACCAAAAAAGTAGTCAGCGCGATAAATGATAATGGATATATTTCGGTTGTAACATCTTATGATGATGAGTTTGATCAGGAGTTAATGGAATGTTTTGAGAGCGGTGATGGCTCATCTATTGTGCTGGACGGAAAAAAGATTAATATTGTAAATAAAGGCAGGCCCATTAATTTATCAAGCCATGCTGCGTTTGACGCGAGAAACTTATCTCTTCATTTTATTTTCGGAAAAATTCTCTCTAGTTTTTTAATCTCGTTAGGTATGGATTTGTCCGCTGATTGGGAGGGCGAGGTATATTCAGATATTTTTGGTGAGATACGATAA
- a CDS encoding peptidylprolyl isomerase: MTQVKLTTNHGNIVLELNAEKAPITVANFIEYVNAGHYENTVFHRVIGNFMIQGGGFEPGMKEKKDKRPSIQNEADNGLSNDKYTVAMARTMEPHSASAQFFINVADNGFLNHSGKNVQGWGYAVFAKVVAGTEVVDKIKGVSTTSKSGHQDVPAEDVIIEKAEIIE, encoded by the coding sequence ATGACTCAAGTCAAATTGACCACCAACCACGGCAACATCGTCCTGGAACTGAACGCTGAAAAAGCCCCGATCACCGTGGCCAACTTCATCGAGTACGTTAACGCCGGCCACTACGAAAACACCGTGTTCCACCGTGTCATCGGCAACTTCATGATCCAGGGCGGCGGTTTCGAGCCAGGCATGAAAGAGAAGAAAGACAAGCGCCCAAGCATCCAGAACGAAGCTGACAACGGTCTTTCCAACGATAAGTACACCGTGGCCATGGCTCGCACCATGGAGCCGCATTCGGCGTCCGCGCAGTTCTTCATCAACGTGGCCGACAACGGTTTCCTGAACCACAGCGGCAAGAACGTTCAGGGCTGGGGCTACGCAGTCTTCGCCAAAGTGGTTGCAGGCACTGAGGTTGTCGACAAGATCAAAGGCGTGTCCACCACGTCCAAATCGGGTCACCAGGACGTACCGGCAGAAGACGTGATCATCGAGAAAGCCGAGATCATTGAGTGA
- the lpxH gene encoding UDP-2,3-diacylglucosamine diphosphatase, with translation MILLISDLHLEEERPDITRAFLDLLATRARAARALYILGDFFEVWIGDDAMTPFQRTICQALRDLSDSGTAIFLMHGNRDFLLGKAFCKAAGCTLLKDPSVVQFYGEPVLLMHGDSLCTRDESYMKLRRYLRNPVTLFVLRHLPLRTRHKLARKLRSESRAQTRMKANDIVDVTPEEVPRIMQHYSVKTLVHGHTHRPAIHKLQLGEQAAKRIVLGDWDRQGWALQVDESGFALAPFDFAPPPQLAAPAI, from the coding sequence GTGATACTGCTGATTTCAGATTTACATCTGGAAGAGGAGCGCCCGGACATTACCCGGGCGTTTCTGGATTTGCTCGCCACCCGCGCCCGCGCAGCGCGTGCGCTGTACATTCTGGGCGACTTTTTCGAGGTGTGGATTGGCGACGACGCCATGACTCCCTTCCAACGCACCATCTGCCAAGCCCTTCGCGACCTCAGCGACAGCGGCACGGCCATTTTCCTGATGCATGGCAATCGCGACTTCCTGCTCGGCAAGGCCTTCTGCAAAGCAGCCGGCTGCACCCTGCTCAAGGACCCGAGTGTCGTGCAGTTTTATGGCGAACCGGTGCTGCTGATGCACGGCGACAGCCTGTGCACCCGCGACGAAAGCTATATGAAGCTGCGCCGCTACCTGCGCAACCCCGTCACCTTGTTCGTGCTGCGCCATCTGCCGTTGCGCACCCGGCATAAACTGGCGCGCAAGCTGCGCAGCGAAAGCCGTGCGCAAACCCGAATGAAAGCCAACGACATCGTTGACGTGACCCCCGAAGAAGTCCCGCGGATCATGCAGCACTACAGCGTGAAAACCCTGGTCCACGGCCACACCCATCGCCCGGCGATCCACAAGCTGCAACTCGGTGAGCAGGCAGCAAAGCGGATTGTGCTGGGGGATTGGGATCGTCAGGGCTGGGCGTTACAGGTGGATGAGAGTGGGTTTGCGTTGGCACCGTTCGACTTCGCCCCGCCGCCGCAGTTAGCAGCACCCGCAATCTAA